ACGTAAGTTCCGGGTTAGCTGCGGCCTTTTTAAGCGCTTCCTGCGGTGAGTACATGATCTCGACCCTTGCCCCGTCCGCCTTGGCCTCACTTAAAGATTTCTCCGAGCCCGGCACTTTCATCATATCGCCAAAGGTAAGCAGCACGTAGTTCGGGGTCATGGCCCATTCAATGGCTTTATCAATATAGGAAGCCGGAGTTACGCACACCGGACAGCCCGGGCCGGATATAAGCCTGATCTTTGGCGAAAGCAGACTGCGTATACCGTTCTTAAAGATTGAGGAAGTATGAGTTCCGCATACTTCCATGATTTTAAGCTCTTGATGATCTCCCGCAAGCTCTTTCAGTATATGATCAAGATTCATATTTCAGTGACTCCAATTCTGCAAATAGCTCCAAAATTTCATCGGCAGTGTCCTTCTGAATAACTTCAATGGCGCATCCTGCATGAACCAGTACGTAATCACCTGCTTGGGCATCCACCAGGGCCATATTAACATCAATAATATTCCCCTGGAAATCAACCTTACCGGTAAAATCATTTACTTCCACTACTTTCCCGGGAACAGCCACACACATTTCGTTCACCACCCTGTTCAAATGCCGCTAGTATCTATTAGTACCTTGTCAGCTCAAAATTGTGATATACAGGATTTAGGGTTGACATCATACTAAAATTATTTTATTACGGTTGACCTAAAAAAGCAAAGAATGACCTTTTAGCTTTTTCTTTGCAGCAGCCATCCCGCAACATCTTCAAAACCTTGTCCGGTTTTGGCGTTGACTTCGAACACCGGTGCAGTTTTATTCAGTGCTCTAACACCTTTAAGGAAAAATTCATCGTTAAAATCAACATACGTTTTTAAATCACATTTCGTAAGCAGAATCACATCAGCTTTTTCAAAAGCCAGAGGATATTTGTACGGCTTATCGCTGCCCTCGGCTGCTGAACAAATCAGCATTTTGATATGCTCACCAATTTGGAATTCTGCCGGGCAGACTAAATTACCAATATTTTCAATGAACAACAGGCCGGGCTTGTCGAAAGACAATCCGTCCAAGGAACTCTGGATCGTAGGCGCATCCAGATGACATGCTCCATTCGTGTTGATCTGGATCGCTTCAATACCTAACTCTTTGAGCTTGACCGTGTCAATATCCGATTCGATATCTCCTTCGATCACATATACTTTATTTTCAGAAAGCTGCTGAATTAGATTAATAATGCTCGATGTCTTTCCCGCTCCGGGCGCCCCCATGATATTAACAACAAAGACTCCCATTTTGCCCAGTTTTTCCTGCGTCGCAAAGGCTATCCTGTCATTTTCATCAAAAATGTTCTGGACAACCTGAATTTCTTTTTCAGCCACTTAAGGCCCCCCTTTTTATTCTGTTTCTATTTCTATATCTTTAACATAGAATTCTTTTCCAATGTTTGTTGGCATGCCATCATTGCCGCAGTCAGGGCAGGCAAAAGAAAACGGCTGACGCGCATAATGAATATTGCAGTCCGGGCAGTACCACTTGGCTTTAATATTCTCCATTTCGAGAACAGCCCCCTCGCAGAGCGTGTCTTTCGAAATAATGTCAAAATACATCTGAATGGATTCGCCAATAAAGCCGGACTGTTCTCCGACAACCAAGGTAATGCGCGTAATACTACGCGCATTATTCTCTTTGGCTTTTTCAGAAGCAATTTTTATGATTTGTTCAGTAATCGGAAATTCATGCATCTTCTTCTACTGTTTCCACCTGTGTAGGATTATCCTGAGCTGCTGTCCCGGAAGCAACTTCCTGGACGACAGGCCCATATGCAGTAAACAACTTACTCGATTTATCTCTCATTGGTGCAGTATAACTTCTTTGGGTATTCAGGCAGTTTTTCGGGCATACCTGAACACAGAAATTGCAAACAATACAGCGGGTACGATCGATTTCCCACTTTTTATCGGATTTACCGACCGCAATAGCTGTGGCCGGACATCTTTTAGAACAAATGCCGCAGAACGAGCAATTTTCTATCTTAGCCATCTCAATGCTGCCGCGCGTATTGGGATAAAACTCATTTTTGATGACCGGATACATCGCTGTAGCAGGTTTGCTGAATAAACTTTTCATAATCGTTTTGTTAATTACATTAAAAGCCATGCGTCTCTCCCTACCTTTCCGTACAGCTGATACAAGGATCGATGGTCAATGCCAGCACCGGAACATCTGCAAGGTCTGCGCCTGGCAGTATTTTCAACAGCGTCGGGATATTCGCAAACGTTGGTGTTCTGACTCTGAACCTCTCCAAGTATTTTGTACCGTTGCCTTTAGCGTAGTAGAAAGTCTGACCGCGGGGCTGCTCCATACGTGAAATATATTCTCCGCTCGGATTGCCTTTTATCTTCATATCCACCTCGCCGTCAGGTATTTTCTCAATACACTGGCGAATGAGATCCAGAGACTGGTATACTTCACGCACCCGAACCACGGTGCGGGCGTAGCAGTCGCCGTCTTTTTCGACGATTGGCTCAAAATTCAGATCACCGTAAGCGGCATAGCCTAAGGTACGCATATCCTGAACAACACCACTGCCTCTCAGGGTTGGACCAGCGGCACCCAGATCGATCGCTTCCTGATAAGTCACGACGCCTATGCCTCTGGTTCTCTTCTGAACGGAATAGTCCCGTACAAATACATCCGTCACCGTTTTGGCTTCCTCCGCGATGTCTTTGACAATAACCTTTATTCTATTCAATGTGTCGTTGTCAATATCCTTCCAGACCCCGCCAATTTTACATACACTAAATATAACCCTGCCACCGGTGGTCTCTTCAAAAATATCGAGTACTTTCTCCCGGATCCGCCAGCAATGCATAAACAGGCTTTCAAAGCCATAAGCATCGGCCATGAGACCGAGCCAGAGCAAGTGGCTGTGTACCCTGGAAAGTTCCGCCCAGATGGTACGCAGATATTTGGCACGGGGCGGAATGTCCACGCCCATCATGCCTTCCAGCGTCTGGGCATAGGACTGTCCGTGAATAAAACTGCAGATCCCGCAAATACGTTCAATGACATAAATCATTTCATTAAAATCTCTTTTTTCAACCAGCTTTTCCAAGCCCCTGTGCACAAACCCGATCGAAGGAACTGCGCCAACTACTTTCTCATCTTCCATAATAAGATCGAGATGGAGCGGTTCAGGCAGTACCGGATGCTGAGGGCCAAATGGAATTATTGTTCGCTCACCCATATTACCATCCCTCTCCTATTCTTTTATATCTGCGGCAGCTATATTGAAAGGCTGTTTAACTGCCGTCTCGTAAAATGTCCCCTGAAAATCAACCGCCATTCCACTGACATTAATACCATAGAGATCATGAATCTCGTTTTCATAAAGAAACGCGGCAAAATACACATCACTGATACTCGGAATAGTATCGCCAGACTGGACATCCAATCTCAGATTTTCCAAAGTCAAGTCCAGCTTTTCAAACGAATAAAGCAAATACATTTCCGATGGCGTTTTTGTACAGCAGATTTGGATCAGGCGATACCCATTCTGCAGATACTGCTTCGCACGATCAACAAGCTCTTCAGCTGTAACCGGATTAATGATACGTTCCGTCATCTATTTCGCCACATTCCTCAAGTTCTGATATTTTTCCTCAAGAACTCCCAAAGCCTGAACAACACCGTCAATGATTGCTTCAGGTCTGGCAGCACACCCAGGGACATACACGTCTACCGGAATGACGTTATCGATTCCGCCCTGGACATTGTAGCATTCACGGAAGATTCCTCCGGAAGTGGCACAGGCTCCGATCGCCACAACAACTTTCGGATCCGCCATCTGGTTATAAATATTTTTAATGACCTCTTTATTTTGTTCATTGACAGATCCTGTCACGACGAAAATATCGGCATGCTTTGGATTGCCAATATTGAGAACGCCAAAACGCTCGACATCATATAAAGGCGTCAGACAAGCCAGTACTTCGATGTCACAGCCATTGCAGCTGGAGGCGTCGTAATGGACCAACCAAGGAGACTTCGGCAAGTATGACAAATCATTTCACTCCAATCAGTATAAGGTTTTTCATCTGAGTGCCAGATAGGCGATGTTGCCTACGCCGAGCACAAGTGCAACGATCCAGGCGCTTCCGAGTACGGACTGCCATTTAAGACGGGAATAGTTGTTATCGATCCAGATCTCCAGGAAATAGACGACGATCGCCAGGATTAAGGCAATGATCGGGCTCGACGCGAAGAACAGACAGACAATACCCAGCAGGAAGACATTTTCATACCAGTGGGCAATCTCAATCAGCGCCAGATCCGTCCCGGAAAATTCCGTGATAATCCCACGGACAATCTCCTGATGCGCATGATGAGACATCGATATATCAAAAGGTGATTTACGGAATTTAATGGTTAGGATAAACAGGAATCCAAGAAAAATACCTGGCAGACTGTAAAGCAGCGGTTGGTCATACATTGCGATGTCCCAAACATTAAAACTTTTCGTCACCATGTACATTCCTACAGTCGTTAAAATGACCATCGGCTCATAGGCCATGATCTGCAGCATTTCTCTCTCTGCACCGATATAGGCGTACGGCGAAAAAGTAGAGTAGGCCGCAATGATCAGGAAGATACTGGCCAGCGTCAAAGCGAAAATCGCCAGCAGCAAGTCTCCGCCGCCAAAGAATATCGCTCCCGAGATAATTACAAAAACGATAAAACAGATGATGTACAGCCTCTGCTGCGGATTTACCGCAATACTGCTTTTGTTCATCAATTTAAAAATATCATAGAAAGGCTGCAGAATCGGCGGACCGTATCTGCTCTGCATCCTGGCAGATATTCTGCGGTCCACCCCGGCAATCAAACCACCGATGAACGGGGCCAGAATGATATAGAGAATGACCATTAACCATGCATAATTTCCACTCATATGATCCCCACCCCAAACATTATGATGATTAGAACAATACTGATCACAACACCAAGTTTAAACAGTTTGCTCTCACCGAAAATATTTTCCAGATAGAAACTCCTCATCGTTATTTCTCTTGTAAGACCCAGAGAACCATAAAACTTCTCTTTTTCGGGAGTATTGAGTCCCGCCAGGTACTGCGGTTTATACTGATAATTCTTGTGCGTGAACGACAGACCCACAGGCAGAACGACCATCAGACCGACCATAATCAGCAGAATAATGACATTTCCCTGATCCAGTAGGTATGTCTGATTATAGATGGACGCAATAAACGGCTCCAGAGAATATTTCGAGATGAGCGGGAACAGCAGACAAATCCCAACTGTCAAAACAGCAAGCGTAGTCAGCGTAAAGCGTTCTGTCCCTGGGACCTTTGACTGGAATTCCAGCGGTCTTTCTTTCACCATCAAAAGCTTACCGAGCCACTTTGTCCAGAAGAATAAAGTTGCGGCACTTCCAAAGGCCACAAATACCGTGAGTACCGGATTTGCTGTAACCAGCCCTTCGAGCGCTGCCCACTTACTGATCAGCATACCGAATGGAGCAAGAAACATTCCCGCAATCCCGATGACCATACCAATTGCAATCTTCGGCATTTTGGTAATCAGTCCGTCCATGGACTCGATGATACGGTCACCGATGTTATGCTCGACTGTACCAACAGACAGGAAGAGCAAAGACTTGGCAATCGCATGGAAGATCATAAGCATGATCGCAGCCCACATCAATTGATAGGTTCCAATGCCGGCGCAAACAATAATCAGGCCAAGATTGGAAATCGTTGAATATGCGAGTACACGTTTGGCATCCGACTGGGAGATGGCCATAAAGGCTGTCAGGACAAATGTCACCGCCCCAACCATCGCGACAAACAGTCCGACCATTGAACCGCCGTCAACAAAAGCAAAAACCGGTGAAAGTCTGATGATTAAGTACACACCAGCTTTAATCATGGTACTGGAATGGAGCAGTGCGGAAACAGGGGTCGGCGCAACCATCGCTCCAAGCAGCCAGGAAGAAAACGGCATCTGGGCAGCTTTTGTTAACCCGGCAAACGCAAGTAACGCTGTCGGCAGAAGCACTACGGTAGACGCAAGCTCCGGCAGCATGTTCAGCTCAATCGTATGCGCATTGATAAATAGGTAGACAATGGCGATGGAAAAACCAAGTCCACCAAGCAGGTTCATGTTTAAAGCCCTGAACGCATTCTTAATCGCAATTTCTTCGCGGCTGTAGCCGATCAGGAAGAATGAACTGAATGTGGTGATTTCCCAAAAGAAATAAAGCCACATCAGATTGTTGGCAAAAACAACCCCATACATCGCTCCTAAAAAGACGAAGATAACAAAAAAGAAAAACGGGGTCCTGTCTTTAACTTCCTTGTGATGATGATGATAATCCTTCATATAGCCAACAGCAAATATCGCTATCAAACTACTGATGATACCAATGATCAGTGTCATGATCAGAGAGAGATTATCAACAAATAAATTATACGATGTCTGGATCTCTTCCCCATAAGAACCTTCAAACCATATCATAATTGCAGCACTGGTTAGCATCAAAAGCCCGGCCAGATACTGTTTGTATTTCAGCGAAATCCCAATGACAATGACTGCTAGAATGACCTCAATTGCAAATATTCCAAGATCAATATATTGATTATCCAGATTAAAGAATACTGCCCCTGTGTTAAAATACTGAACAGCCAGATTGACTGATGCTACAGTCAGAATGATTGTTGACAGCACCACAATGCCTTTCCGGACAGCCGGCTGCGGCAAGATAAGCAAAAGCAGTGCAACAACAATTGGAAACAAAATAAGAAATAGCACTGTGTTCATAGTGTCCTCTTTCCCCTCAATTATTAAATC
This genomic stretch from Dehalobacter restrictus DSM 9455 harbors:
- a CDS encoding HypC/HybG/HupF family hydrogenase formation chaperone — translated: MCVAVPGKVVEVNDFTGKVDFQGNIIDVNMALVDAQAGDYVLVHAGCAIEVIQKDTADEILELFAELESLKYES
- the hypB gene encoding hydrogenase nickel incorporation protein HypB, encoding MAEKEIQVVQNIFDENDRIAFATQEKLGKMGVFVVNIMGAPGAGKTSSIINLIQQLSENKVYVIEGDIESDIDTVKLKELGIEAIQINTNGACHLDAPTIQSSLDGLSFDKPGLLFIENIGNLVCPAEFQIGEHIKMLICSAAEGSDKPYKYPLAFEKADVILLTKCDLKTYVDFNDEFFLKGVRALNKTAPVFEVNAKTGQGFEDVAGWLLQRKS
- the hypA gene encoding hydrogenase maturation nickel metallochaperone HypA — its product is MHEFPITEQIIKIASEKAKENNARSITRITLVVGEQSGFIGESIQMYFDIISKDTLCEGAVLEMENIKAKWYCPDCNIHYARQPFSFACPDCGNDGMPTNIGKEFYVKDIEIETE
- a CDS encoding 4Fe-4S binding protein; translation: MAFNVINKTIMKSLFSKPATAMYPVIKNEFYPNTRGSIEMAKIENCSFCGICSKRCPATAIAVGKSDKKWEIDRTRCIVCNFCVQVCPKNCLNTQRSYTAPMRDKSSKLFTAYGPVVQEVASGTAAQDNPTQVETVEEDA
- a CDS encoding nickel-dependent hydrogenase large subunit; its protein translation is MGERTIIPFGPQHPVLPEPLHLDLIMEDEKVVGAVPSIGFVHRGLEKLVEKRDFNEMIYVIERICGICSFIHGQSYAQTLEGMMGVDIPPRAKYLRTIWAELSRVHSHLLWLGLMADAYGFESLFMHCWRIREKVLDIFEETTGGRVIFSVCKIGGVWKDIDNDTLNRIKVIVKDIAEEAKTVTDVFVRDYSVQKRTRGIGVVTYQEAIDLGAAGPTLRGSGVVQDMRTLGYAAYGDLNFEPIVEKDGDCYARTVVRVREVYQSLDLIRQCIEKIPDGEVDMKIKGNPSGEYISRMEQPRGQTFYYAKGNGTKYLERFRVRTPTFANIPTLLKILPGADLADVPVLALTIDPCISCTER
- a CDS encoding NADH-quinone oxidoreductase subunit C, translated to MTERIINPVTAEELVDRAKQYLQNGYRLIQICCTKTPSEMYLLYSFEKLDLTLENLRLDVQSGDTIPSISDVYFAAFLYENEIHDLYGINVSGMAVDFQGTFYETAVKQPFNIAAADIKE
- a CDS encoding NADH-quinone oxidoreductase subunit B family protein — its product is MSYLPKSPWLVHYDASSCNGCDIEVLACLTPLYDVERFGVLNIGNPKHADIFVVTGSVNEQNKEVIKNIYNQMADPKVVVAIGACATSGGIFRECYNVQGGIDNVIPVDVYVPGCAARPEAIIDGVVQALGVLEEKYQNLRNVAK
- a CDS encoding respiratory chain complex I subunit 1 family protein, translated to MSGNYAWLMVILYIILAPFIGGLIAGVDRRISARMQSRYGPPILQPFYDIFKLMNKSSIAVNPQQRLYIICFIVFVIISGAIFFGGGDLLLAIFALTLASIFLIIAAYSTFSPYAYIGAEREMLQIMAYEPMVILTTVGMYMVTKSFNVWDIAMYDQPLLYSLPGIFLGFLFILTIKFRKSPFDISMSHHAHQEIVRGIITEFSGTDLALIEIAHWYENVFLLGIVCLFFASSPIIALILAIVVYFLEIWIDNNYSRLKWQSVLGSAWIVALVLGVGNIAYLALR
- a CDS encoding NADH-quinone oxidoreductase subunit L, with the protein product MNTVLFLILFPIVVALLLLILPQPAVRKGIVVLSTIILTVASVNLAVQYFNTGAVFFNLDNQYIDLGIFAIEVILAVIVIGISLKYKQYLAGLLMLTSAAIMIWFEGSYGEEIQTSYNLFVDNLSLIMTLIIGIISSLIAIFAVGYMKDYHHHHKEVKDRTPFFFFVIFVFLGAMYGVVFANNLMWLYFFWEITTFSSFFLIGYSREEIAIKNAFRALNMNLLGGLGFSIAIVYLFINAHTIELNMLPELASTVVLLPTALLAFAGLTKAAQMPFSSWLLGAMVAPTPVSALLHSSTMIKAGVYLIIRLSPVFAFVDGGSMVGLFVAMVGAVTFVLTAFMAISQSDAKRVLAYSTISNLGLIIVCAGIGTYQLMWAAIMLMIFHAIAKSLLFLSVGTVEHNIGDRIIESMDGLITKMPKIAIGMVIGIAGMFLAPFGMLISKWAALEGLVTANPVLTVFVAFGSAATLFFWTKWLGKLLMVKERPLEFQSKVPGTERFTLTTLAVLTVGICLLFPLISKYSLEPFIASIYNQTYLLDQGNVIILLIMVGLMVVLPVGLSFTHKNYQYKPQYLAGLNTPEKEKFYGSLGLTREITMRSFYLENIFGESKLFKLGVVISIVLIIIMFGVGII